DNA from Parvularcula marina:
GTCTCCGAGCGGCTCGCGAAAGAGACCGAGAATGCGATCTGGGCGAACCAGTTCGACAATGTCGAGAACCGCAACGCCCATTACAAAACGACCGGGCCCGAGATCTGGGAGCAGACCGGCGGCAAGGTCGACGGCTTTATCTGCGCGGTTGGGTCAGGGGGCACGCTGGGCGGGATATCCCGCGCGCTCAAAGAACGCGGCAACGTGAAGATCGGTCTCGCGGATCCCTTTGGCGCCAAACTCTATAGCTGGGTGAAGACCGGTGAGCTTGAGGCCGAAGGCGGCTCCGTCATGGAAGGGATCGGTCAGGGCCGGATCACGGCCAATGTTGAGGGCACCGAGATCGATGAGGCCTACCGGATTTCCGATGCAGAGGCGCTCGAAATCCTCTTTGCTCTGACGACTGAGGAAGGCTTGTGCCTTGGCGGCTCCGCCGGGATCAATATTGCCGGGGCGATCGCGCTCGCAAAGGATCTGGGGCCCGGCCACACCATCGTCACCATGCTGTGTGATTACGGCAACCGCTATCAGTCCAAGCTCTATAATCCGGCATGGCTGACCGAAAAGGGCCTGCCGACGCCGTCCTGGCTGAGCTGACCTTATGCATCTGATCCATGATCCTGCGGCCCCTCCTCTGCCGATCGTCGAGTTTGACGAGTTCCTCAAACTCGATATCCGCGTCGGCACGGTGATCGAGGCGGCGGACTTCCCCGAAGCGCGCAAGCCAGCGCTCAAGCTGCAAATCGATTTCGGCGACGGCGTCGGGGTGAAGAAAAGCTCCGTGCAGATCACCGAGCACTATCAGCCGGAAGAGCTGATCGGCCGTCAGGTCATGGCCGTCGTCAATTTCGCGCCGCGTCAGATCGGCCCGGTCCGCTCCGAAGTGCTGACACTGGGTTTTGCAGATCGCGACGGACACATTATCCTCGGGGGCGCCGACAAGCCTGTCCCGAATGGAGCCCGTCTCGCATGAGTGCCAAGCAGATCACACGGTCCGCGCCCGAACGCCACAAGGTGACCATCACCTATCTGGAGCAGACGCGCCCGCCCCAGCCCCACGCCGTGGCGCGCCCGGCGGCGAATGTCGCGATCCTGCGTTGTGAGACCCCGCCGGTTGATTTCTACCGTCATCTCTACAACGCCGTTGGCGAGCCGCATAAATGGGTCAGCCGCCGTTATCTTGAGGATGATATCCTCAAAACCCTGATCCATGCCGAGACGGTCAGGATTTACGTTCTTTACACTGATGGATGGCCGGCTGGCTTTGCCGAGATAGATCTCGCAAAGCCGGAGACTCCTGTTATCCGCTTTTACGGCATCGTGCCGGAAGCCCAGCGCCAGGGTCTTGGCCGCTGGTTCTTCCATGAAATTCTGGGGCTGATCTGGGCGGAGGGACCGAAATCCGTCCGTATCGATACCTGTTCAATGGACAGCCCTTCCGCCCTCCGGCTCTATCAGCGGGCCGGTTTCGACGTAATTGGCCAGGAGGCTGGCCTGATTGAGTGGTATGGATGAAGGGACCGACAAAAGACGCCCATAAGGGCCGCCCGGCAGAAGGCGTCAGAATGGTCAACCCGGCGGTCGAGTGCGGCTCCACCGTTCTGTTTCCGGATTATGCGAGTTTTCGGGCGCAGAACCGCCCGTGGCATTATGGCCGGATGGGCACCCCGACGCATAAGGCGCTGGAAGAAAGCCTTGGCGAACTTGAAGGGGCCGAGCATGTCTCCCTGACGGGTTCAGGGCTTGCCGCCTGTACGCTTGCGATCCTCAGTGTCGTGAAGGAAGGCGGGCATCTGCTCGTCACCGACAGCGCCTATGAGCCGACCCGCGCCTTTTGCGATATCTATCTTAAATCGCTGGGCATCGAGACAACCTATTTCGACCCGCATGCGGATGAAGCCGCGATAAGGGAGTTGGTCCGCCCGAATACGCAAGGCATATTCTGTGAATCGCCGGGCTCGCTGACCTTTGAGGTCCAGGACATCCCCGCCATCGTGCGCGGCGCAGGCGATATCCCCGTGATCGTCGATAATACCTATGGCGCAGGGGTTCACTACAAACCGCTGGAGCTGGGCGCGGCGATCAGCCTTCAGGCGCTGACAAAATATGTCGGCGGGCATTCGGACCTCCTTATGGGGGCCGTCATTACCCGGAAGGATCTGGCAACTGCCGTGCAGCGCACCGCGCGGGTGCTCGGCATCTCCGTTTCCGGCAAGGATGCCTCCCTCGCCCATCGAGGCCTGCGCACCCTTCACCGGCGGCTTGATGTCCATGAGGCGAGCGGCCTTGCCGTCGCCCGCTGGCTGGAGGACAGGCCCGAAATCGCCTCAGTCCTTCATCCAGGGCTTGAGAGCCATCCCGGTCATGCCCTCTGGGCCCGTGATGGGACGGGTACGAATGGTCTTTTCTCGGTGATTGCCGACTGGGAAGACGAAGCGACGACCGGCCGGTTCATCGATGCACTTCATTACTTCGGGCTCGGCTATAGCTGGGGCGGGTATGAGAGCCTGTGCCTGCCCGCCTGGCCCGCCAAAGTCAGAAGCGCCGTGCCGTGGACAGAGACTCGCCAGCTCCTGCGCTTCCATATCGGTCTTGAAGACGTCTCGGACTTGACGACAGACCTCAAAAACGCCTTCGATATGCTCAAACGATAAAGGGGTGACGGCGATGAAACTGGCCATCGGCATTGCGGCATTGGGGCTCCTCGTCTCCGCTTGCGAGACGACGTCGGGTTTTTCGAATGAGCCTTCCTTCGTCATGGTCAAAACCGAGCCGAATGATGCGACCATCACTTTCGTGAACGGCACGAGCTGTGAGACGCCTTGCCGGGTCGGCGTCATTGATGAAGTCCCGCTCACCATCGCGCGGACAGGGTATAAGGCGCACCGCATGGTGCTGACCCGGAAAACGAAAAAGACGATCCTCGTCAAACTCGAACGAACTGTCGTTGAGACAGAACTTGAGGCCGTCGAGCTGCCCGACCTGCAATAGAGACGCCCCGGCTTCTCCCTCGCCAAGCTCGTCTGCACATGGTAACCCTGTCGCGGGGTGTCGCGATGCGAGTGGGTCATGAGCGTAGTTAGAGAGAGCTGGAAGCCGCTGCCTGTCAGCGACGAAGTCGGGAAAGTCATCGACCGCAACGTGACAGGCCCGGAATGGTTCGGCTTTGTGCCCGAAAACGGCTCTGATGATGCCCGGGCCAAGCATCTCGACGAAGCGCTGCCCAGCGACGTCAATCGACTCGCCGCTATCCTTGTGAATAACCGCGTGGCCGACCCGGCCGGTGTCGTTGCCTATGGCCGGGATGACGGCAAGAATTATGTGCCGCCCCGTGCGGGCGAGCCGCTATATGACCGCACCCTTATCGCGCGCATGCTCAGCGGCCACAGCTATTGGCCCTATCTGACGACTAGGCTCTTCTGGACGCTGCTACTGACCGGCGGCAGCACGGTCCTGTTTTATGTCCTGAGCTGGTATGGCGCAGAGCGCGGATGGTTCGGCGGGATGCTCGCTTTAGGCACTAGCGTCCTCTTTGTTCTTGGCTGGCTCCTGATCCGCCTCGTCCGGGAACAAACGAACAGCCGCGGTGGCGGCTTCTTCCGGCACAAGGGCAGCCTTGCGCCCATACAGGCCGTCTCGACCGCGACCGCGTTCCTTGAAGAGCATCTTGATGCGTTCAAGGACGAAGTCGAGGAATACCAGACAGATTGTATTTCGAAGAGCGACCAGCTCCCCCGGATTGATCCTGACGATAAACGCAAAAAAGCTGACTACTGCGACAACGCCAATGCCATGGCGCGTTCCATGGTGACCTGGGCTGTTGCCCGCCGGGCCGCACAATATCTGTGGTTCCAGCCAATCAATGTTCAGGACAAGTATGAAATGAGCGGCATGACGAAGACCGTCATCGCCGCATGGAACACGACCTATTCCGCCATCATCATAATGAGTGTTGCGCTTATCGTCGGCATCGGCATCTTCCTGCCCTTCATCCTGATCAAATCGAACCCTGCGCTTGATTTTACGTTCTGGGCGGTCGAGCTGTCCGGCAGTCATTTCTACGCCTGGTCGATCATTCAGGCCGTCTTTGCCGCCGGCATGACCCTTTGGCTAAGCGGCGCGGACAAGCGGACCTATCTGAAGGACCGCAACCGCGTGACGCTGGCCCTTGATGATTTCTGGCGCCGCGGGACTCTCCGCACGCCTGACCAGATCAGCGCGCTCGTTGTCCCTGCATCCGCGACCTATTCGGACTGGTTCAAGTCCTCCGCCGTCCTGATGCTGGCGCAAGAGATCCCGCCGAATGTCGCCGATTTCGAAGCGGCTCTCGAAGACAAGATTGCGAATTGGGAAGTCGAGCGCATCTGGCATGACGATCTTGTCGCGACGGACCCGACCCCGAGGTTGATGCGCCGATACCTGAAGTTCCTCGAAACCGTCGGGGCCCGCTCTGTCGTGCATAACCGTTCGATGACGAGCCAGTCGCCCGAAACCCCGATCCCGAGCGGCATAGGCTCGGATGCAAGGCCGCGCACCCGCGCGCTCGCCACCCTCACCCGCCGGGAAATCTGGCACCCGTAAGGCTAAAGATTGACCGGCTTCCGGTGATAGCTGCCGCCCGATAGGGGCTGGGGCACGCGCGTTGTTTTCGGGAAACTCAAGGGCAGTTTGCGGAGCGAGCGGACCGCAAGATAGGCAAACGCCTCCGCCTCGATCATGTCACCGCGCCAGCCGGCTTCTTCTGCCACCAGCACCTGGCCTTCGAGACGGCGTCCAAGCTCTGCCATCAGGACCGGATTGTGCCGCCCCCCGCCGCAGGCAACCCAATAGGCTGGCGCCTCGGGCAGCAGCGCTACGGAACGGGCCACACATTCCGCCGAGAACGCCGTCAGCGTTGCCGCCCCATCCGGCGGAGAAAGATGGTCCGCCGCTTTGAGTTTGAAATCATACCGGTCGAGCGATTTGGGCGCTTTTCGTTTGAGATAGGGATTAAGCGCCATCATCCGGAGGACTTCGTCATCGACCGAACCTGACGCCGCAAGCGCGCCGTCCTCATCCATATGATGGCCGGTGTGCCGTACCATCCATTCATCGATCAGCCCGTTGCCGGGCCCGCAGTCAAAAGCAACGAGGCCCATCGGATCACGATCCGCCGGGACATAAGTGATATTCGCGACTCCGCCGAGATTGAGCACCGCCACGGCGCCATCGAACTCGCATGCCTCCACAAGCGCCGCGTGATAGATCGGCGCGAAAGGCGCGCCCTCGCCACCAGCGGCCATATCCGCCTGCCGGAACTGGTCGACGACATCGATACCTAACTCCTCCGCGATGATACCGCCGCCGCCAATCTGCCAGGTACGGCCGATAGAGGACGCATCGAGCGGCGGGCGATGCAGAATCGTCTGGCCGTGAAAGCCGATCACATCGATTTCGTCGCGCCGCAGGCCAGTCTCGGAAAGGAAATTCCGCACCGCCTCGATATGCGCGCTGGTCACCATATTTCCGGCCACCGCGATGTCATTGGCCTCTTCGCGGCCTTCAAGCGCCGCCTTTGTTGCGGAAATGATCGTCGCGCGTGTTGGCGCATCATAGGGGAAGGACATGGCCGGTCCCCATTTGTGGACGGTTTCGCCATCTGTGCGCAGGACGGCCACGTCCACCCCATCGAGTGACGTGCCTGCCATGAGCCCGATAGCCGTCAGCCTGTGCATCTCTTCACGATCCATGGTGGACGGTCTCCCTTGGCGCCATTAGAAGCCGGAACTCTTGGAGAAACGGTTACCAAATGTCTGAATACAAGTCCGATTTCCTGCGCATCCTCGAAGAGCGCGGATTTATCCACCAGATCACGCACCCCGAGGCGCTGGATGCGGCCGCGCAAAAGGGGCCGCTGACGGCATATATCGGCTTTGATGCGACGGCAGACAGTCTGCATGCGGGCAGCCTCGTCCAGATCATGATGCTCTACTGGTTCCAGCAGACGGGCCATAAACCGATTGCCCTGATGGGCGGAGGCACGACCAAGATCGGCGACCCCTCCGGCAAGGACACGCAGCGCAAGCTGCTCAGCGATGCCGATATCGAGGCGAATATCAACGGCATCAAGCGCGCCTTTGAGCATTTCCTGACCTTCGGTGACGGGCCGACCGACGCGATCATGGTCAATAATGACGAATGGCTGTCGGAGCTCTCCTATATCCAGTTCCTGCGGGATTTCGGGGTGCACTTCACGATCAACCGCATGCTGACCTTTGATTCGGTGAAGCTGCGGCTCGAGCGTGAGCAGCCGCTCACATTCCTCGAATTCAACTACATGCTGATGCAGGCCTATGACTTCTTCGAGCTGAATGAGCGCTATGGCTGCGCCCTACAAATGGGCGGCTCGGATCAGTGGGGCAATATCGTCAATGGGGTCGAGCTTTGCCGCCGGATTGCCGCCACGGAAGAGGAAGGCAAGTCGCGCGATGTGATCGGGCTGACGACACCGCTTCTGACCACCGCGTCGGGCAAGAAAATGGGCAAGACCGAGAGCGGCGCCGTGTGGCTGAATGCCGACCGGCTCTCACCATACGATTACTGGCAATATTGGCGGAATACGGAAGATGCCGATGTCGGCACCATGCTGCGCCGCTTCACTGTCCTGCCGATGGATGAGGTCCGCCGTCTCGAAGCGCTTGAAGGCGCCGAGATCAATGAGGCGAAAAAGATCCTCGCCACCGAAGCAACCGCCATGCTGCATGGTCGCGCGGCGGCAGAAAGCGCAGCTGAAACCGCGAAAGCGACGTTCGAACAGGGCGCGGCCGCAGGCGATCTTCCGACCAAGGATGTTGCGGCAGGCGACCTTGCTGGCGGCGTGCCGCTGCTTGATCCCTATATCGATCTCGGACTGATTGCCTCGAAGGGTGAAGGCCGCCGGCATATCAAGGGCGGTGCCCTGAAGGTGAATGATGCGCCCCTTGCAGAGGAACGCACCCTCACCTCTGGCGATGTGATTGACGGGCAGATCAAGCTGTCTGTCGGCAAGAAGAAGCACGGTCTTCTCAAGGTGATCTCATGAGCGGTGAAACAGAACGCCTCGCCTGGCGCGGGGATCGTGCAAGCCTTCAGCTGGCGGAATTACGGCTGACCGAGGTCATGTTCCCGCCCGCCGACGCGGTCTCCCTCATCAAGGAAGACCCGACCGAAGAGGACGGTGAGTCAGGCTGGGTGCTGCAGGCCTATTTCGAGACCCTGCCCGATATGGCGGTCGTGAATTCAGCGCTTGACGGGCTGGCCCTTGATACGCCGGAACGCGAAACACTCGAAGACCGCGACTGGGTCGCCGAAGCGCTCGAAGGACTCGGCGTCGTCGAAGCGGGCGCCTTCCTTCTTTACGGCTCTCATGATGCAGACAAGATCGAAGGCCGCGACGGGCTCCCCCTTCTCGTGGAAGCAAACCGCGCATTCGGGACCGGCCATCATCCGACGACATCCGGCTGCCTTGTGGCGCTGACGGGCCTGCGCGATCTTGCGCCTGAAAAAGTGCTAGATGTCGGCACGGGCTCAGGCGTTCTTGCCATGGCGGCACGGCGGCTCTGGGAAACGGCCGATATTCTGGGAACGGATATTGATGCGCCCTCCGTCGCCATTGCGCTCGAGAATGCGCATGACAATGGCATTGAGGATATCCGCTTTTTCGAGGCCGCAGGCATCCCTGAAGAAGTCGCCGAAGACGGCCCCTTCGATCTCATCCTTGCCAACATCCTCGCAGAGCCCTTGATGATGCTGGCCCCGGATATCGCTGCAAACTTGTCAGAGAACGGACGGGTCGTCCTCGCGGGCCTTCTTGCCCGGCAGGAAGACGGCGTGATCGATGCCTATAAGGCCGCAGGGCTCAACGTCATAACCCGCGTCGATGATGCGACCTGGCCGGTGCTGGTGGTAGGACGGTAAAACTTTTCTCCCCGTCTTCTTTCTTCCCCCTGTGGGGGAAGTCCCTCGCGCAGCGAGGGGATGGGGGCACGCCGCCCCTCAGGCATCAGGGGATGACACGCCCCCTCCGTCGGCTTCGCCGACACCTCCCCCACGGGGGAGGAAAGCCTAGCTTTCACATTGTTTCATCTGATTGAGCTCATCGCATCGCTGACGGATCGCCTGAAGAGCATCGTGCAATCCAGAACGAACTTCGTCATTCATTAATCGGACAACCTCATATCCATTCTCTTCAAGGAACTTTGATCTCTGCTCATCATATCGCAACGCGTGTTCATCCGTGAAATGCGATCCTCCATCGACTTCAACGCACAACCGAACCTCCGCACTATAGAAGTCGACAATATAGGGACCAATGGGGTGCTGTCGCCGGAACCGGTAGCCAAGTGCCTTCCGCCTCAAGCCATTCCATAAAATGACTTCAGCCTCCGGCAGCGTTTGCCGAAGCATGCGTGCCCTGTCGATTTCTGGACGCGCGCCCTTCTCCCTCAACACAAGAACTCCTCTTCCTTGGGCACGCGAGAGAACGCGATCTTGGTCCCCAGATAGTCAAGGTCGATGGCCTGTTGATCCGCCAGCATTACATGGCGCGGCAGGGTCGAGCCCATCCGCCGCTTTGCGCCCTTGCCCGGCGGGGCCGCGAGCCGGGCAAGCCGCCCATCCGCATCGCGATTGAGCTGGTCGATCACTTCCCAGAGCCGACCCTTTTCCGCTCGCTCCTCCGCCCGGCCGGCGCAGGCGAAAAGATCCCCCTGCACCGCACGCGGATCATCCGGCGCCATCAGGCCGTGGAGGAACACAGAGACATGAGAGAGCTCCATCCCCTGATTTTTTGCGTCCAGGCTCTCAGAGGCATGGCGCCATAATTCATTGAGGGCATCAAGAAAGCGGGTTGAATCCCGGCTCGCCTCAAAGCCGACCTCGACATCCGATACCCCGTCCGGCGCGCGCTTCATATTGAGGCTGAGCCGTGTTGCGAGCAGCCCTGCCATGCGCAGCCGCGCAGCGGCTTTCAAGAGCAGCGCCCGCGCCACTGCCCGCGCCTTGTCCGGTGATCTGTACCCGGAAGTCAGGACGCGAGAATGCCCGAACATCATCGTCTTGGTCGGAGGTTCTGCGACCTCATAGCCATGAAGCGCGTACCAGAAGCGCTCGCCCTGCACCGAATGCCAGATCGCCCGTG
Protein-coding regions in this window:
- a CDS encoding cysteine synthase A, translated to MEYSDTVLGLIGNTPLVKLRRASEETGCTILGKAEFLNPGQSVKDRAALGIIEAAEAAGELQPGGTIVEGTAGNTGIGLCLVGKTKGYTVKIVMPRTQSEEKKNAIRLLGGELIEVDAVPYANPNNYIHVSERLAKETENAIWANQFDNVENRNAHYKTTGPEIWEQTGGKVDGFICAVGSGGTLGGISRALKERGNVKIGLADPFGAKLYSWVKTGELEAEGGSVMEGIGQGRITANVEGTEIDEAYRISDAEALEILFALTTEEGLCLGGSAGINIAGAIALAKDLGPGHTIVTMLCDYGNRYQSKLYNPAWLTEKGLPTPSWLS
- a CDS encoding tRNA-binding protein, with translation MHLIHDPAAPPLPIVEFDEFLKLDIRVGTVIEAADFPEARKPALKLQIDFGDGVGVKKSSVQITEHYQPEELIGRQVMAVVNFAPRQIGPVRSEVLTLGFADRDGHIILGGADKPVPNGARLA
- a CDS encoding GNAT family N-acetyltransferase; translated protein: MSAKQITRSAPERHKVTITYLEQTRPPQPHAVARPAANVAILRCETPPVDFYRHLYNAVGEPHKWVSRRYLEDDILKTLIHAETVRIYVLYTDGWPAGFAEIDLAKPETPVIRFYGIVPEAQRQGLGRWFFHEILGLIWAEGPKSVRIDTCSMDSPSALRLYQRAGFDVIGQEAGLIEWYG
- the metC gene encoding cystathionine beta-lyase gives rise to the protein MKGPTKDAHKGRPAEGVRMVNPAVECGSTVLFPDYASFRAQNRPWHYGRMGTPTHKALEESLGELEGAEHVSLTGSGLAACTLAILSVVKEGGHLLVTDSAYEPTRAFCDIYLKSLGIETTYFDPHADEAAIRELVRPNTQGIFCESPGSLTFEVQDIPAIVRGAGDIPVIVDNTYGAGVHYKPLELGAAISLQALTKYVGGHSDLLMGAVITRKDLATAVQRTARVLGISVSGKDASLAHRGLRTLHRRLDVHEASGLAVARWLEDRPEIASVLHPGLESHPGHALWARDGTGTNGLFSVIADWEDEATTGRFIDALHYFGLGYSWGGYESLCLPAWPAKVRSAVPWTETRQLLRFHIGLEDVSDLTTDLKNAFDMLKR
- a CDS encoding anhydro-N-acetylmuramic acid kinase, which codes for MDREEMHRLTAIGLMAGTSLDGVDVAVLRTDGETVHKWGPAMSFPYDAPTRATIISATKAALEGREEANDIAVAGNMVTSAHIEAVRNFLSETGLRRDEIDVIGFHGQTILHRPPLDASSIGRTWQIGGGGIIAEELGIDVVDQFRQADMAAGGEGAPFAPIYHAALVEACEFDGAVAVLNLGGVANITYVPADRDPMGLVAFDCGPGNGLIDEWMVRHTGHHMDEDGALAASGSVDDEVLRMMALNPYLKRKAPKSLDRYDFKLKAADHLSPPDGAATLTAFSAECVARSVALLPEAPAYWVACGGGRHNPVLMAELGRRLEGQVLVAEEAGWRGDMIEAEAFAYLAVRSLRKLPLSFPKTTRVPQPLSGGSYHRKPVNL
- the tyrS gene encoding tyrosine--tRNA ligase, with translation MSEYKSDFLRILEERGFIHQITHPEALDAAAQKGPLTAYIGFDATADSLHAGSLVQIMMLYWFQQTGHKPIALMGGGTTKIGDPSGKDTQRKLLSDADIEANINGIKRAFEHFLTFGDGPTDAIMVNNDEWLSELSYIQFLRDFGVHFTINRMLTFDSVKLRLEREQPLTFLEFNYMLMQAYDFFELNERYGCALQMGGSDQWGNIVNGVELCRRIAATEEEGKSRDVIGLTTPLLTTASGKKMGKTESGAVWLNADRLSPYDYWQYWRNTEDADVGTMLRRFTVLPMDEVRRLEALEGAEINEAKKILATEATAMLHGRAAAESAAETAKATFEQGAAAGDLPTKDVAAGDLAGGVPLLDPYIDLGLIASKGEGRRHIKGGALKVNDAPLAEERTLTSGDVIDGQIKLSVGKKKHGLLKVIS
- a CDS encoding 50S ribosomal protein L11 methyltransferase; this encodes MSGETERLAWRGDRASLQLAELRLTEVMFPPADAVSLIKEDPTEEDGESGWVLQAYFETLPDMAVVNSALDGLALDTPERETLEDRDWVAEALEGLGVVEAGAFLLYGSHDADKIEGRDGLPLLVEANRAFGTGHHPTTSGCLVALTGLRDLAPEKVLDVGTGSGVLAMAARRLWETADILGTDIDAPSVAIALENAHDNGIEDIRFFEAAGIPEEVAEDGPFDLILANILAEPLMMLAPDIAANLSENGRVVLAGLLARQEDGVIDAYKAAGLNVITRVDDATWPVLVVGR
- a CDS encoding endonuclease domain-containing protein; translation: MLREKGARPEIDRARMLRQTLPEAEVILWNGLRRKALGYRFRRQHPIGPYIVDFYSAEVRLCVEVDGGSHFTDEHALRYDEQRSKFLEENGYEVVRLMNDEVRSGLHDALQAIRQRCDELNQMKQCES
- a CDS encoding DinB/UmuC family translesion DNA polymerase; translated protein: MDYVPASGLRYLFIDFNAFFAAAAQHDEPDLMGRPVVITPHKSEYSGAIAASYEARPFGITRGTRIREARELCPDLVVRPARHDRYVGLHKQLMSAIGTVLPVDKVYSIDEAAFRLGRREREREAALAVAEEVKEIITKRVGPAFRSSIGLAQTRLLGKLAAGMNKPDGLTVLEASDLPGKLLGLPLSKIPGVGGGIEKRLAQNGVTDFRGLWDLAPKHARAIWHSVQGERFWYALHGYEVAEPPTKTMMFGHSRVLTSGYRSPDKARAVARALLLKAAARLRMAGLLATRLSLNMKRAPDGVSDVEVGFEASRDSTRFLDALNELWRHASESLDAKNQGMELSHVSVFLHGLMAPDDPRAVQGDLFACAGRAEERAEKGRLWEVIDQLNRDADGRLARLAAPPGKGAKRRMGSTLPRHVMLADQQAIDLDYLGTKIAFSRVPKEEEFLC